The Parabacteroides sp. AD58 genome includes a window with the following:
- the recN gene encoding DNA repair protein RecN encodes MLNSLFIRNFVLIDSLDIQFDKGFSVITGETGAGKSIILGALSLVLGQRADGKSIKKGADKCVIEVSFDISKYQLEPFFLENDLEYDASSCILRRELFSSGKSRAFVNDSPVSLSILKELGTRLIDIHSQHQNLLLGDSRFQLRVLDVMAENDILLILYKKEFLRYQGLKRELKALLQKAEQSKQDEDYIRFQLDQLKEASLSPGEQEELEQEQETLSHAEEIKGSLYKISELLDGEEMGSVQLIKEALSLADGLERYYPKAKEFAERLRSAYIDLNDLASEADSQKEDIEFNPGRLEWVNDRLNLIYTLEQKHRVSSVDELLALQEQYEKQLGEISSYDQLIEDLNQQLEVSHAELLQQAGVLSVQRKVAANTIAEQLVKMVSPLGMPNIRFQVDMATRPEPEADGMDDICFMFSANKNGELQPVAQTASGGEISRLMLCIKAMIAGFTALPTIIFDEIDTGVSGDIADKMGNIMQDLGSKMQVFAITHLPQIAAKGTAHYFVYKEDREDGTATQIKRLSDEERVNEVARMLSGASLTKASLANAKDLLRKGR; translated from the coding sequence ATGCTGAATTCATTATTTATCCGGAACTTTGTCCTGATCGACAGCCTGGATATTCAATTTGATAAAGGTTTTTCAGTCATTACTGGTGAAACTGGTGCCGGGAAATCTATCATTCTCGGAGCTTTATCGTTGGTTTTAGGACAGAGAGCTGACGGGAAAAGCATCAAAAAGGGAGCAGACAAGTGTGTTATTGAAGTTTCATTCGATATTTCCAAATACCAGCTCGAACCATTTTTCCTTGAGAACGATCTGGAGTACGATGCTTCAAGTTGTATCTTGCGGAGAGAACTCTTCTCTTCGGGAAAGTCCCGTGCTTTTGTCAACGATTCACCCGTTTCTCTTTCCATCCTGAAAGAATTGGGTACGCGACTGATTGACATTCATTCCCAGCATCAGAACTTACTGTTGGGCGACAGCCGTTTTCAATTACGGGTGCTGGATGTCATGGCCGAGAATGATATTCTGCTGATTCTGTATAAAAAAGAATTCTTGCGTTACCAAGGTTTAAAACGTGAATTGAAGGCCTTGCTGCAGAAAGCGGAACAGAGCAAACAGGATGAAGATTACATCCGCTTTCAGCTGGATCAGTTAAAAGAAGCGTCTCTCTCGCCCGGCGAACAGGAAGAACTGGAACAGGAACAGGAGACTTTATCTCATGCAGAGGAAATAAAAGGTTCGTTATATAAGATAAGCGAATTGCTTGACGGCGAAGAAATGGGTAGTGTTCAATTGATTAAAGAAGCCTTGTCGCTGGCCGACGGATTGGAACGCTATTATCCGAAAGCCAAAGAATTTGCCGAACGGCTGCGATCTGCTTATATCGACCTGAACGATTTGGCGTCTGAAGCAGACAGTCAGAAGGAAGACATTGAATTTAATCCGGGGCGTCTGGAATGGGTCAATGACCGGTTGAATCTGATTTATACGTTGGAACAAAAACACCGGGTTTCGAGTGTGGACGAACTGTTGGCTCTGCAGGAACAATATGAAAAGCAATTGGGTGAGATCAGTTCATACGACCAGCTGATTGAAGACTTGAATCAGCAATTGGAGGTCTCGCATGCCGAGTTATTGCAGCAGGCAGGTGTATTAAGTGTCCAGCGGAAAGTGGCAGCGAATACAATAGCAGAACAACTGGTGAAAATGGTTTCTCCGTTGGGAATGCCGAATATCCGTTTTCAGGTGGATATGGCGACCCGTCCGGAACCGGAAGCAGATGGTATGGATGATATCTGCTTCATGTTCTCCGCCAATAAGAATGGTGAGTTACAACCTGTGGCTCAAACTGCATCGGGAGGTGAAATTTCCCGGTTAATGTTGTGCATCAAAGCTATGATTGCCGGTTTCACGGCATTGCCAACCATTATATTTGATGAAATAGATACTGGCGTTTCAGGTGATATAGCTGACAAGATGGGAAATATCATGCAGGATTTAGGTTCAAAGATGCAGGTCTTTGCCATTACCCACTTACCGCAGATTGCAGCGAAAGGTACAGCCCATTACTTTGTTTATAAGGAAGACAGGGAAGATGGTACAGCTACGCAGATCAAACGCCTGTCGGATGAAGAACGGGTTAATGAAGTGGCCCGGATGCTGAGCGGTGCGTCACTGACGAAAGCATCTTTAGCTAATGCAAAAGATTTATTAAGAAAAGGACGATAA
- a CDS encoding DUF4835 family protein, which yields MSTNGELNARITINSDKIQGTDKSVFTTLQTALTEYVNNRRWTDATFAVNERIDCSMTIILSEQSDNSYKGEIQVQATRPVYNSSYLTTLFNYRDTELDFEYAQFEQLEYNENSLSSNLTATVMFYIYVILGLDFDSFSPLGGKAYFDRAQQIVNMAQSQGTWSGWKAFDKDDNRHGLITALTDNTSETFRNFWYTYHRKGLDEMAGNPDRGRTTIIEALPALKEVKSARPTSVILRVFSDAKLDELVLIYSKATTQEKQEGYKLLYELYPTETKRLESLQK from the coding sequence ATGTCAACCAACGGAGAACTGAATGCCCGCATCACCATTAACAGTGATAAGATACAGGGAACGGACAAATCGGTTTTTACGACCTTGCAGACTGCACTGACCGAGTATGTCAATAACAGGCGTTGGACGGATGCTACGTTTGCCGTCAACGAACGGATTGACTGTTCGATGACTATTATCTTAAGTGAGCAATCCGACAATAGTTATAAAGGAGAAATACAGGTACAGGCCACCCGGCCAGTGTATAATTCGTCTTATTTGACAACACTATTCAATTATCGGGATACGGAACTTGATTTCGAATATGCCCAGTTTGAACAATTGGAATATAATGAGAACTCGTTGAGCAGTAATCTGACTGCGACGGTGATGTTTTACATTTACGTCATCTTAGGACTCGACTTCGACAGCTTTTCGCCTTTGGGTGGTAAAGCTTATTTTGACAGAGCCCAGCAGATCGTGAATATGGCACAGTCGCAAGGTACATGGAGCGGCTGGAAAGCCTTTGATAAGGATGACAACCGCCACGGACTGATTACGGCTCTGACAGACAATACATCTGAAACATTCCGGAATTTCTGGTACACGTATCACCGGAAAGGACTGGACGAGATGGCCGGTAATCCGGATCGGGGACGAACCACTATTATCGAAGCTTTGCCAGCTTTGAAGGAAGTAAAAAGCGCCCGTCCGACGTCTGTGATCTTGCGGGTATTTTCGGATGCCAAATTGGATGAACTGGTGCTGATTTATTCAAAGGCGACTACACAGGAAAAACAGGAAGGATATAAATTACTGTATGAATTATATCCGACCGAAACCAAGCGCCTGGAATCATTGCAAAAGTAA